The following proteins come from a genomic window of Lycium ferocissimum isolate CSIRO_LF1 chromosome 4, AGI_CSIRO_Lferr_CH_V1, whole genome shotgun sequence:
- the LOC132053695 gene encoding uncharacterized protein LOC132053695: MEANNNRSILYMKDSTHGSILAYEKYQSPLSFHITIIYAKCDEPLTRGLWDDLRDPAGRITGSLGVVGDFNVITKPDEKTGGRPCRIEESLDFLACLADCNLQDGGFLGSRFTWSDYRDPPNTIWKRLDNLVYNAKWFDSFGAFGDIFEEPKRLEILIRNLEETSLTNNNHEIKENLAKARADFTKFIKLQDNILRQKAQVKWLHEGDANIVFFHSIIKDRRKRLTIQKIKNSDGICVEGNTDVGNAAINFFENLFSADD; this comes from the exons ATGGAAGCTAACAATAATAGGAGCATACTGTACATGAAAGACTCAACACATGGGAGCATACTAGCTTATGAAAAATATCAATCCCCTCTCTCCTTCCACATCACTATTATTTATGCTAAATGTGATGAGCCTTTGACGAGAGGACTTTGGGATGACTTAAGAGACCCTGCCGGAAGAATTACAGGCTCCTTGGGAGTGGTGGGTGACTTCAATGTCATCACCAAACCTGATGAAAAAACAGGAGGGAGACCCTGCAGAATTGAAGAGAGTTTGGACTTTTTAGCATGTCTTGCTGATTGCAACTTACAAGATGGTGGTTTTCTGGGATCTAGATTTACATGGAGTGATTATAGAGATCCACCCAACACTATATGGAAAAGGTTAGACAACTTGGTGTATAATGCTAAATGGTTTGACAGCTTTGGAG CTTTTGGAGACATCTTTGAAGAACCCAAAAGGTTGGAAATACTTATTAGAAACCTTGAGGAAACTTCTTTGACTAACAATAACCATGAAATCAAGGAAAACCTTGCTAAAGCTAGAGCTGATTTCACTAAGTTCATAAAGCTTCAGGATAatattttaaggcagaaagcTCAGGTTAAATGGCTTCATGAAGGTGATGCCAACATTGTTTTCTTCCATAGCATCATCAAAGATAGAAGAAAGAGGCTTACTATccagaaaatcaagaactctgATGGTATCTGTGTGGAAGGTAATACTGATGTTGGCAATGCTGCtatcaatttttttgagaatCTGTTTAGTGCTGATGATTAg